One genomic window of Leptospira paudalimensis includes the following:
- a CDS encoding methyltransferase domain-containing protein: protein MTDEIWDSFLPNEYKVLSPYQWTPIEIIRFTWEYLKTDSVTSVMDLGSGVGKFCLNLVQFSNRSFPVYGVEDRKGLVDVSETLRQKMKITGVTFTHSDFLVNFPYGHSHYYVFNPLYEMMKGQHSIDFNKEKSAMFFIKNLQILKNHLSHCKKGTKLITYHGFGGSVLPGYKIVKQKKLEFGDWMVWEKE from the coding sequence ATGACAGACGAGATTTGGGATTCTTTTTTACCAAATGAATACAAGGTCCTTTCTCCGTACCAGTGGACTCCTATCGAGATCATTCGGTTCACCTGGGAGTATCTAAAAACAGATTCGGTGACTTCCGTAATGGATTTAGGTTCTGGTGTGGGTAAATTCTGTTTGAACTTGGTCCAGTTTTCCAATCGAAGTTTCCCTGTGTATGGTGTCGAAGATCGTAAGGGATTAGTAGATGTTTCAGAAACGTTAAGGCAAAAAATGAAAATAACAGGTGTTACCTTTACTCATTCTGATTTTTTAGTTAATTTTCCTTATGGACATTCTCATTATTATGTTTTTAATCCTTTGTATGAAATGATGAAGGGACAACATTCGATTGATTTCAATAAAGAAAAGTCTGCCATGTTTTTTATCAAAAACTTACAAATTTTAAAGAATCATTTAAGCCATTGCAAAAAAGGTACAAAACTGATCACCTATCACGGATTTGGTGGAAGTGTTCTCCCTGGTTACAAAATTGTCAAACAAAAGAAGTTGGAATTCGGAGATTGGATGGTTTGGGAAAAAGAATAA